The Fragaria vesca subsp. vesca linkage group LG2, FraVesHawaii_1.0, whole genome shotgun sequence genome includes a window with the following:
- the LOC101311246 gene encoding magnesium-chelatase subunit ChlD, chloroplastic-like encodes MSFDDRVAAVGIATKFQEYSTEVFNMVQEETEFAKTQIILAREYLKDVVISREQLKYLVLESIRGGVQGHRAELYASRVAKCLAALDGREKVYADDLKKAVELVILPRSVPNENPPEQQNQPPPPPPPPQNQESGEEQNEEEEEKEDENDEDKEENEDNEQEQDQLPEEFVFDAEGGLVDEKLLFFAQQAQRRKGKAGRAKNVIFSEDRGRYIKPMLPKGPVKRLAVDATLRVAAPYQKLRREKNTQVGRKVFVEKTDMRAKRMARKAGALVIFLVDASGSMALNRMQNAKGAALKLLAESYTSRDQVSIIPFRGDSAEVLLPPSRSIAMARNRLERLPCGGGSPLAHGLTTAVRVGLNAEKSGDVGRVMIVAITDGRANISLKRSNDPEAAAAATDAPRPSAKELKDEILEVAGKIYKAGMSLLVIDTENKFVSTGFAKEIARVAQGKYYYLPNASDAVISAATKDALSALKNT; translated from the exons ATGAGTTTCGATGATCGTGTTGCAGCCGTGGGGATTGCGACAAAATTTCAGGAATATAGTACTGAAGTCTTTAATATGGTTCAAGAAGAAACAGAATTTGCAAAAACTCAG ATCATTTTGGCAAGAGAGTATCTAAAGGACGTCGTCATAAGCAGAGAACAACTCAAGTATCTGGTTTTGGAATCCATCAGAGGTGGTGTCCAG GGACATAGAGCTGAGCTATATGCTTCCCGAGTTGCAAAATGCTTAGCTGCTCTAGATGGACGAGAAAAAGTTTATGCTGATGACCTGAAAAAAGCT GTAGAACTGGTCATACTTCCTCGTTCAGTCCCTAATGAGAACCCACCAGAACAGCAAAATCAACCGCCTCCACCTCCACCACCTCCTCAAAATCAAGAATCTGGGGAAGAGCAAAATGAGGAGGAAGAAGAAAAAGAG GATGAAAATGATGAGGACAAGGAAGAGAACGAAGATAATGAACAAGAGCAGGATCAACTACCTGAAGAGTTTGTCTTTGATGCAGAAGGGGGTCTGGTGGATGAGAAGCTTCTCTTCTTCGCACAACAAGCGCAGAGACGCAAAGGGAAAGCTGGGAGAGCAAAGAATGTTATCTTTTCAGAGGATAGAGGTCGATATATTAAGCCAATGCTTCCAAAG GGACCTGTTAAGAGATTAGCTGTTGATGCAACCCTTAGAGTGGCTGCACCATATCAAAAATTGCGTAGGGAGAAGAACACTCAAGTCGGCAGGAAAGTTTTTGTTGAAAAAACTGACATGAGAGCAAAGAGAATGGCACGAAAAGCAGGAGCACTG GTTATATTTCTTGTTGATGCAAGTGGAAGCATGGCACTGAACCGAATGCAGAATGCAAAAGGTGCAGCACTCAAGTTACTAGCTGAAAGTTATACGAGCAGAGATCAG GTTTCTATTATTCCTTTCCGTGGAGATTCTGCTGAAGTTCTTCTGCCTCCTTCTAGATCAATTGCAATGGCAAGAAATCGTCTTGAAAGACTTCCCTGTGGTGGAGGTTCTCCCCTTGCTCATGGTCTGACAACG GCTGTAAGGGTTGGGCTAAATGCAGAGAAGAGTGGTGATGTTGGACGTGTAATGATTGTTGCAATAACTGATGGTAGAGCCAATATATCACTAAAAAGGTCCAATGACCCTGAGGCTGCTGCTGCTGCTACTGATGCCCCAAGACCTTCGGCAAAGGAATTGAAG GATGAGATTCTTGAGGTTGCTGGTAAAATATACAAAGCGGGGATGTCTCTTCTCGTCATCGACACTGAAAATAAGTTTGTTTCAACTGGTTTTGCCAAGGAGATTGCGAGAGTTGCTCAAG GAAAATACTATTACTTGCCCAATGCCTCAGATGCTGTAATCTCAGCTGCAACAAAGGACGCTTTGTCAGCATTGAAAAACACATGA
- the LOC101310957 gene encoding nuclear cap-binding protein subunit 1-like, producing the protein MSVWKGLLLRIGEASPDYGTSSDFKEHIETCFGVLRRELEHSAHDVLQFLVQCAEQLPHKIPLYSTVIGLLNLENEDFIRKVVEKTHNNFQDALDTGNCNKIRILMRFLTAMMCSKVLHPSSLVIVFETLLSSAATTVDEDKGNPSWQSRADFYITCILSCLPWGGAELIEQVPGEIERVMVGVEAYLSIRKHVSDTGLSFFEDDDDSAKVSADKDFLEDLWGRIQVLSSNGWKLDSVPRPHLSFEAQLVNGKSHEFGPISCPDQPELPSAVSNITYGKQKHDAESIYPQRIRRLNIFPSNKTEDMEPMDRFIVEEYLLDVLFFLNGCRKECASYMAGLPVPFRYEYLMAETIFSQLLLLPQPPFRPTYYTLVIMDLCKALPGAFPGVVAGAVRALFEKIADLDMECRTRLILWFSHHLSNFQFIWPWEEWSYVLDLSKWAPQRVFVQEVLEREVRLSYWEKVKQSIESAPGLEQLLPPKGTPNFKFSVEESMEGNEQHALSAELRNLVKGRASAREVILWIEESLFPVHGMEVTLSVVAQTLLDIGSKSFTHLITVLERYGQVIAKLCADQDKQVMLITEIDSYWKNNAQMTALAIDRMMGYRLLSNLAIVRWVFSPENVEQFHLSDRSWEILRNAVGKTYNRVCDLRKEILSMKKNIVSAEEAAATAKAELVAAESKLSLVDGEPVLGENPMRLKRLKSYAEKAKEEEVSVRESLEAKEALLARALDEFEALFISLYKNFLNVFMERLPEASKVATLQGLKSSHADSMSVDLEESSAMEVDNENGKSKSQLNGAGTSNTYNVGENEQWCLSTLGYLKAFSRQYASEIWPHMEKLDAEVITENVHPLIRKAIYCGLRRSTDGL; encoded by the exons ATGAGTGTTTGGAAGGGCCTTCTTCTTCGAATTGGTGAAGCTTCCCCAGACTATGGCACCTCCTCCGACTTCAAAGAACACATT GAGACTTGCTTCGGCGTCCTCCGCCGAGAATTAGAACACTCCGCCCACGACGTTTTGCAG TTCCTTGTCCAGTGTGCTGAACAGTTGCCTCACAAGATTCCCCTATACAGTACCGTG ATTGGCTTGTTAAACTTGGAGAATGAGGATTTTATCAGGAAAGTTGTGGAGAAGACGCACAATAATTTTCAG GATGCCTTGGATACTGGAAATTGCAACAAGATTCGTATTTTGATGAGGTTCCTGACTGCTATG ATGTGCAGTAAAGTTCTCCATCCCAGTTCTCTTGTGATTGTCTTTGAAACATTATTATCATCAGCCGCAACAACAGTTGATGAGGATAAAGGAAATCCATCCTGGCAATCACGAGCTGACTTTTACATAACATGCATTTTATCCTGTCTCCCTTGGGGAGGAGCAGAACTGATTGAG CAAGTCCCGGGGGAAATTGAAAGAGTTATGGTTGGTGTAGAAGCTTATTTGAGCATAAGAAAGCATGTTAGTGACACTGGGTTGTCTTTTTTTGAGGATGATGATGACAGTGCAAAAGTCTCTGCTGATAAG GATTTTTTGGAAGATTTGTGGGGCCGAATACAAGTTCTATCAAGTAATGGATGGAAACTTGACAGTG TTCCAAGACCTCACTTGTCATTTGAAGCACAACTAGTCAATGGAAAGTCTCATGAGTTTGGCCCCATCAGCTGTCCTGACCAACCTGAACTACCTTCAGCAGTTTCCAATATTACTTATGGTAAACAAAAGCATGATGCAGAGTCAATTTATCCTCAACGGATCCGAAGGCTGAATATATTTCCTTCAAATAAAACTGAG GATATGGAACCCATGGATCGCTTCATTGTGGAAGAGTATCTACTAGATGTTCTTTTTTTCTTAAATGGCTG TCGAAAGGAATGTGCTTCATACATGGCTGGCCTACCTGTACCCTTTAGATATGAGTATCTTATGGCGGAGACAATTTTCTCTCAG TTACTTCTGCTACCACAACCCCCTTTCAGGCCAACATATTACACTCTGGTTATTATGGACCTCTGTAAG GCTCTTCCTGGAGCCTTTCCGGGAGTGGTTGCTGGTGCTGTAAGGGCTCTTTTCGAGAAAATAGCTGATCTTGATATGGAATGTCGAACACGGCTAATCCTTTGGTTTTCTCACCACTT ATCCAACTTTCAGTTCATCTGGCCTTGGGAGGAGTGGTCTTATGTCTTGGACCTGTCAAAGTGGGCGCCACAACGTGTATTTGTTCAGGAGGTCCTGGAGAGAGAAGTTCGTTTGTCCTACTGGGAAAAAGTGAAGCAG AGTATTGAGAGTGCTCCTGGTCTAGAACAGTTGCTTCCTCCAAAAGGGACACCAAACTTCAAGTTCAGTGTTGAAGAAAGCATGGAAGGAAATGAACAACATGCACTTTCTGCTGAACTCAGAAACCTGGTAAAAGGAAGGGCATCTGCCCGTGAAGTAATCTTATGGATAGAGGAAAGTCTGTTTCCTGTCCATGGTATGGAAGTTACCCTCTCTGTGGTTGCGCAAACTCTCCTCGACATTGGATCTAAAAGTTTCACTCATTTGATTACTGTATTGGAGAGATACGGCCAAGTCATTGCAAAACTATGTGCTGACCAGGATAAGCAGGTCATGTTGATCACCGAGATTGATTCTTACTGGAAGAACAATGCTCAAATGACCGCTCTTGCAATAGATAGGATGATGGGGTACCGACTTCTATCTAATTTGGCCATTGTCAGATGGGTATTTTCTCCTGAAAATGTTGAGCAATTTCATTTATCAGACCGCTCATGGGAG ATATTAAGAAATGCAGTTGGCAAGACATACAACCGTGTATGTGATCTGAGGAAAGAGATTTTGTCCATGAAGAAGAATATCGTATCGGCTGAAGAAGCTGCAGCAACTGCAAAAGCAGAGTTAGTGGCCGCTGAATCAAAGCTCTCACTTGTAGATGGAGAACCTGTTCTTGGTGAAAACCCGATGAGGTTGAAGCGTTTGAAATCCTATGCTGAGAAGGCAAAGGAGGAGGAGGTGTCCGTACGTGAATCTTTAGAGGCTAAGGAAGCTCTGCTTGCCCGAGCCCTTGATGAATTTGAG GCATTATTCATCTCTTTGTACAAAAACTTCCTGAATGTCTTCATGGAAAGGCTGCCAGAGGCATCAAAAGTTGCTACATTGCAGGGATTAAAATCTAGTCATGCAGATTCTATGTCAGTCGACCTCGAAGAATCATCTGCAATGGAGGTGGACAATGAGAATGGAAAATCTAAAAG TCAATTGAATGGTGCCGGGACAAGTAATACATATAATGTTGGAGAAAATGAGCAGTGGTGTCTGTCAACATTAGGCTACCTCAAAGCCTTCTCAAGGCAATATGCTTCTGAG ATATGGCCTCACATGGAGAAGTTGGATGCAGAGGTTATAACAGAGAATGTGCACCCCCTTATACGAAAAGCAATTTATTGTGGTCTCCGTCGATCAACTGATGGGCTGTAA
- the LOC101314439 gene encoding magnesium-chelatase subunit ChlD, chloroplastic-like — MASFSPTSFPYHLQSTSSSSSLLVAPPFKLHHPLLLSTRFHTRRPRISASATAVIESSNGAVAAKQDNSDYGRQFFPLAAVVGQDAIKTALLLGAIDCKIGGIAISGRRGTAKTVMARGLHAILPPIEVVVGSIANADPACPEEWEDVLPERMEFDSTAYIHIVRFRLESQRTDSLDLLMLRSL; from the exons ATGGCTTCTTTCTCCCCCACCTCATTTCCGTACCACCTCCAATCTACTTCTTCTTCGTCTTCGCTCCTAGTAGCTCCCCCTTTCAAATTACACCACCCCCTCCTCCTCTCCACGCGCTTCCACACCCGTCGCCCTCGCATTTCTGCTTCTGCCACCGCCGTTATTGAGTCTTCTAACGGCGCCGTCGCCGCAAAGCAAGACAACTCCGACTACGGACGACAGTTCTTTCCCTTGGCTGCCGTTGTTGGCCAA GATGCTATTAAGACTGCTCTGTTGCTTGGGGCTATAGACTGCAAAATCGGAGGAATTGCTATTTCCGGAAGGAGGGGAACAGCCAAGACTGTAATGGCCCGTGGTTTGCATGCAATTTTACCACCCATTGAAGTAGTTGTTGGTTCAATAGCAAATGCTGATCCGGCCTGTCCCGAAGA GTGGGAAGATGTTTTACCTGAACGCATGGAGTTTGATTCCACTG CCTACATTCATATTGTTAGATTCCGCTTGGAGTCACAGAGGACAGACTCATTGGATCTGTTGATGTTGAGGAGTCTGTAA